From a single Pseudomonas cremoricolorata genomic region:
- a CDS encoding Leu/Phe/Val dehydrogenase — protein sequence MFALMQSTRAHALHLWSDPSTGLRAVVAIHSEQLGPAFGGCRYLPYADDESAISDALHLARNMSYKAALAGLPLGGAKAVILRSPHVENRAALFEAFGRFVDTLQGRLVVAVDSGTSTVDMDCIARSTVHVSSTTAGGDPAPYAAMGVFAGLRATAQARLGSSNLEGLRVALQGLGNVGFALAEQLHAAGAELLVSDLDPGRVRLAVERFNAWPVAHDAVLSTPCDIFTPCGVGPVLSAHSVMQLRCAAVAGAANQQLTGLPVADQLESRGILYAPDTVINSGGLIYVALSHHGQAVEAITEHLARIPSRLTEVFAHAQAENRSPARVAQVLAERLLYG from the coding sequence ATGTTCGCGCTCATGCAAAGCACCCGCGCCCATGCGCTTCATCTGTGGAGCGATCCATCGACCGGTCTGCGCGCGGTCGTGGCGATTCACAGCGAGCAACTCGGCCCAGCGTTCGGTGGCTGTCGCTACCTGCCCTATGCCGATGATGAAAGCGCCATCAGCGACGCGCTGCACCTGGCACGCAACATGAGCTACAAGGCAGCGCTTGCCGGACTGCCGCTCGGTGGCGCCAAGGCCGTGATTCTGCGCAGCCCCCATGTAGAGAACCGCGCCGCCTTGTTCGAAGCCTTCGGTCGATTCGTCGATACCTTGCAAGGGCGTCTGGTGGTGGCAGTCGACAGCGGCACCTCGACCGTGGACATGGACTGCATCGCCCGCAGTACCGTGCACGTCAGCAGCACCACCGCCGGCGGTGATCCTGCGCCCTATGCGGCCATGGGTGTGTTCGCCGGGCTGCGTGCCACTGCCCAGGCGCGTCTGGGCAGCAGCAACCTCGAAGGCTTGCGCGTGGCGCTGCAGGGGTTGGGCAACGTCGGCTTTGCCCTGGCCGAGCAGTTGCACGCCGCCGGCGCTGAGTTGCTGGTCAGCGATCTCGATCCTGGGCGGGTACGGCTGGCCGTGGAGCGCTTCAATGCCTGGCCGGTGGCCCATGACGCGGTGTTGTCCACGCCTTGCGACATCTTCACGCCATGCGGGGTAGGGCCGGTGCTGAGCGCCCACAGTGTCATGCAGTTGCGCTGCGCTGCCGTGGCCGGGGCCGCCAATCAACAGTTGACTGGCCTGCCAGTGGCCGACCAGTTGGAGTCGCGCGGTATCCTCTATGCGCCCGACACCGTGATCAATTCGGGCGGTCTGATCTACGTGGCGTTGTCCCACCACGGCCAGGCTGTCGAAGCCATCACCGAGCACCTTGCACGTATTCCATCACGACTGACCGAGGTTTTCGCCCATGCCCAGGCGGAAAACCGCTCGCCTGCCAGGGTGGCGCAGGTGCTTGCCGAGCGATTGCTGTACGGTTAG
- a CDS encoding DUF3509 domain-containing protein, producing MYNPFAQISAAFSADYRVNLSIVGLDGSIMLTLSDDSGIAAKRLIKQAQRNDPLHLQRVIDSIQLDLAVERGAMAC from the coding sequence ATGTACAACCCGTTCGCTCAGATCAGTGCCGCCTTTTCCGCCGACTACCGGGTCAATCTGTCCATCGTTGGCCTTGACGGCAGCATCATGCTGACCCTGTCAGACGACAGCGGCATCGCCGCAAAGCGGCTGATCAAGCAGGCACAACGCAATGACCCGCTGCACTTGCAGCGGGTCATCGACAGTATTCAGCTGGACCTTGCCGTGGAACGCGGCGCGATGGCCTGCTGA
- a CDS encoding SirB1 family protein, giving the protein MNPRQRCLSCLQRSPAALLEAALWIAVEHDGSVTPADSLDRLLHLQQQVRNLLPVLPLGELAQPLLRALNTLGFQQDEYHPIRPHAALLDSVLKRRRGQPLALAIVALELAQRLGIPLEGVNFPGHFLLRLPGADHLLDPCGGRRLYAKDCRDLLARQYGDSATLNGDHLIRATPTQMLQRLSRNLRQLHTTHDHDLAALVDAERVMQLGPVGSADYLARANLYQRLNCPQAERFDLQHALLLSDDPLQRLQLTERLGLLGTPSASLH; this is encoded by the coding sequence ATGAATCCACGTCAACGCTGCCTGTCATGCCTGCAACGCTCCCCGGCCGCTCTACTGGAGGCAGCGCTGTGGATCGCCGTCGAACATGATGGCTCTGTCACGCCAGCAGACAGCCTGGATCGGCTGCTGCACCTCCAGCAGCAGGTGCGCAACCTGCTGCCGGTATTGCCGCTGGGCGAACTGGCGCAACCCCTGCTGCGGGCGTTGAACACCCTCGGCTTCCAACAGGATGAATATCACCCCATCCGCCCCCACGCCGCCTTGCTCGACAGCGTGCTCAAGCGCCGCCGCGGCCAACCCCTGGCACTGGCCATCGTCGCCCTGGAGCTGGCTCAACGGCTGGGCATTCCACTGGAGGGGGTGAACTTTCCGGGGCACTTTCTGCTGCGTCTGCCAGGCGCTGACCACTTGCTCGATCCGTGCGGCGGCAGACGACTGTACGCCAAGGACTGCCGTGACTTGCTCGCCCGGCAGTATGGCGACAGCGCCACGCTCAATGGGGATCACCTCATCCGCGCCACGCCGACCCAGATGCTCCAGCGCCTGTCACGCAACCTGCGCCAGTTGCACACCACCCACGACCACGACCTGGCCGCACTCGTCGATGCCGAACGGGTCATGCAACTGGGCCCGGTGGGCAGCGCCGACTATCTGGCGCGGGCCAACCTCTACCAGCGCCTGAATTGCCCGCAGGCCGAGCGATTCGATCTGCAACATGCCCTGCTGCTCAGTGACGATCCACTGCAACGGTTGCAACTGACTGAACGCCTGGGCCTGCTCGGCACGCCCTCAGCCTCGCTTCACTGA
- a CDS encoding MFS transporter gives MTLRHTEPHAGTALVLFALAVGGFAIGTTEFATMSLLPFFAPDLGIDAPTAGHVISAYALGVVVGAPLLAVLGARLSRRTLLIALMALFAVGNGLSAVAPDYHWMLVFRFIAGLPHGAYFGIASLVAASLVPANRRTWAVGRMFFGLTIATIVGVPLANWLGQLFGWRYSFALVALLGLSTMLALTLYAPRDKADPTASPLRELSALRNTQVWLTLAIGAIGFGGLFAVYTYLADILGAVTGVPHSTVPLVLAVFGVGMTLGTLIVPIFADRALMATAGGMLVFSAVMLALFPFAAGNVWTISLCVLLIGSGGALGTVLQTRLMDVAADAQGLAAALNHSAFNFANALGPFLGGLALAAGYGWTSPGWVGCGLALGGLAIWAVSAGLEKRNPTAAAGQAQA, from the coding sequence ATGACATTACGACACACCGAACCCCACGCGGGCACGGCACTGGTGCTGTTCGCGCTGGCGGTCGGTGGCTTTGCCATCGGCACCACCGAATTCGCCACCATGAGCCTGCTACCGTTCTTCGCCCCTGACCTGGGCATCGATGCTCCTACTGCCGGCCACGTGATCAGTGCCTATGCCCTGGGCGTTGTGGTCGGCGCTCCGCTACTGGCGGTGCTCGGCGCACGGCTATCGCGGCGCACGTTGTTGATCGCCCTGATGGCGCTGTTCGCGGTAGGCAATGGGCTATCGGCGGTGGCACCGGATTATCACTGGATGCTGGTGTTTCGCTTTATCGCAGGCTTGCCCCATGGCGCGTACTTCGGCATCGCGTCCCTGGTCGCCGCTTCACTGGTGCCGGCCAATCGCCGTACCTGGGCGGTGGGGCGCATGTTCTTTGGCCTGACCATCGCCACCATCGTGGGCGTGCCGCTGGCCAACTGGCTGGGCCAGCTGTTCGGCTGGCGTTACAGCTTCGCCCTGGTGGCGTTGCTGGGCCTGAGCACCATGCTCGCCCTGACCCTGTACGCCCCTCGCGACAAGGCTGACCCCACCGCCAGCCCGCTGCGCGAACTCAGTGCGTTGCGCAATACCCAGGTCTGGCTGACTTTGGCCATTGGCGCAATTGGCTTCGGTGGCCTGTTCGCGGTGTATACCTACCTGGCCGACATCCTCGGCGCTGTCACTGGCGTGCCGCACAGTACGGTTCCGCTGGTGCTCGCGGTGTTCGGCGTCGGCATGACGTTAGGCACCCTGATCGTGCCGATCTTCGCCGACCGCGCGCTGATGGCCACTGCCGGCGGCATGCTGGTGTTCAGCGCTGTGATGCTGGCGCTGTTTCCCTTCGCCGCAGGCAACGTCTGGACGATCTCGCTGTGTGTGCTGTTGATCGGCTCGGGCGGCGCGCTCGGCACCGTCCTGCAAACCCGCCTCATGGATGTGGCAGCCGATGCCCAGGGGCTGGCTGCTGCGCTGAACCACTCGGCCTTCAACTTCGCCAATGCCTTGGGCCCGTTCCTCGGTGGCCTGGCGCTGGCGGCCGGCTACGGTTGGACCTCCCCCGGCTGGGTGGGCTGCGGCCTTGCCTTGGGCGGGCTGGCGATCTGGGCGGTGTCTGCTGGCCTGGAGAAGCGCAACCCTACTGCGGCAGCAGGCCAGGCGCAGGCCTGA
- the maiA gene encoding maleylacetoacetate isomerase — protein sequence MELFTYYRSTSSYRVRLALALKGLDYRAVPVNLLSGEQHLPAYLAVNPQGRVPALRTENGQVLVQSAAIIEYLEQVYPEPALLPADAAARARVRGVAALIGCDVHPLHNVSVLNRLRACGFDEPAVYQWVQHWIGHGLQAVEQLLDDQGWCFGATPGLADVYLVAQLYAAQRFGLELSGYPRIARVAALAAQHPQWQAAHPARQADAPAQ from the coding sequence ATGGAGCTGTTCACCTACTACCGTTCCACATCGTCCTACCGCGTACGTCTGGCGCTGGCCCTCAAGGGCCTGGACTACCGGGCGGTGCCGGTCAACCTGCTCAGCGGTGAGCAGCACCTGCCGGCCTATCTGGCCGTCAATCCCCAAGGTCGAGTACCGGCCCTGCGCACTGAGAATGGCCAGGTGCTGGTGCAATCGGCGGCGATCATCGAATACCTGGAGCAGGTCTACCCCGAGCCCGCGCTGCTGCCGGCCGATGCCGCAGCCCGTGCCAGAGTGCGTGGTGTAGCGGCGTTGATCGGCTGCGATGTGCATCCCTTGCACAACGTCAGCGTGCTCAACCGACTGCGGGCTTGCGGGTTCGACGAGCCGGCGGTCTACCAGTGGGTTCAACACTGGATCGGCCACGGGCTGCAGGCGGTCGAGCAGTTGCTCGACGATCAGGGCTGGTGCTTCGGCGCAACGCCAGGGCTGGCCGACGTATACCTGGTGGCGCAGCTTTACGCTGCGCAGCGCTTCGGCCTGGAGCTCAGCGGCTACCCGAGGATTGCCCGGGTCGCGGCGTTGGCCGCGCAGCACCCGCAGTGGCAGGCCGCGCACCCGGCCCGGCAGGCGGATGCGCCGGCTCAGTGA
- a CDS encoding phosphate-starvation-inducible protein PsiE → MNIKWAEKLRKGLHGSADSLGNLCVESFHYLALFGIGGITAWAAVMTFLDMLGKGGVSVDDILLLFIYLELGAMVGIYFKTNHMPIRFLLYVAITALTRLLIGDVSHHKAPDVGLLYVCGGILLLAFAILVVRYASYRYPSTRALDAHGKELEENR, encoded by the coding sequence GTGAACATCAAATGGGCTGAAAAGCTGCGCAAGGGCCTGCACGGCTCCGCCGATTCGCTGGGCAACCTGTGCGTCGAATCGTTCCACTACCTGGCATTGTTCGGCATCGGCGGCATCACCGCCTGGGCCGCCGTAATGACCTTCCTCGACATGCTGGGCAAGGGCGGCGTCAGCGTGGATGACATTCTGCTGCTGTTCATTTACCTGGAATTGGGAGCGATGGTGGGGATTTACTTCAAGACCAACCACATGCCCATCCGCTTCCTGCTGTACGTAGCCATCACCGCGCTGACGCGGCTGCTGATCGGCGATGTTTCGCACCACAAGGCGCCCGACGTCGGGCTGCTGTACGTCTGCGGGGGGATCCTGCTGTTGGCCTTTGCCATTCTGGTGGTGCGTTATGCGTCGTATCGCTATCCCTCGACTCGCGCGCTGGATGCCCATGGCAAGGAACTGGAAGAGAATCGGTGA
- the hmgA gene encoding homogentisate 1,2-dioxygenase, which yields MQHVPSTDLQYLSGFANEFASEALPGALPVGQNSPQRVPHGLYAEQLSGTAFTMPRHEQRRTWLYRIRPSALHPRFERLAQQPLAAGAGAVNPNRLRWSPQPLPGVPTDFIDGWLPMAATAAGDAASGVSIYLYAANRSMQRAFFDADGELLVVPQQGRLRIVTELGVLLVEPQEIAVLPRGMKFRVELPDGQARGYLAENHGSPLRIPDLGPIGSNGLANPRDFLTPVAHFEDRTTPTALVQKFLGQYWGCELGHSPLDVVAWHGNNVPYKYDLRRFNTLGTVSYDHPDPSIFTVLTSPGSVPGQANIDFVIFPPRWMVAENTFRPPWFHRNLMNEFMGLITGAYDAKAEGFLPGGASLHPCMSAHGPDAESCSKAIEAQLAPHKLDGTMAFMFETSQVLRPSTQALESAQLQADYDQCWASLATTFTPPRS from the coding sequence ATGCAGCACGTTCCTTCAACCGATCTGCAGTATCTCAGCGGTTTCGCCAACGAGTTCGCCAGCGAGGCGCTACCCGGCGCGCTGCCAGTGGGGCAGAACTCCCCGCAGCGGGTGCCTCATGGTTTGTATGCCGAGCAGCTTTCTGGCACTGCGTTCACCATGCCGCGCCATGAACAGCGGCGAACCTGGTTGTACCGGATCCGCCCCAGCGCCCTGCATCCGCGCTTCGAGCGGCTGGCGCAGCAGCCGCTGGCGGCGGGTGCCGGGGCGGTCAACCCAAACCGTCTGCGCTGGAGTCCGCAACCATTGCCTGGGGTGCCGACCGATTTCATCGACGGCTGGCTGCCCATGGCCGCCACCGCTGCAGGCGATGCTGCCAGCGGGGTGAGTATTTACCTGTACGCGGCCAATCGCTCGATGCAGCGCGCCTTCTTCGACGCCGACGGCGAGTTGCTGGTGGTACCGCAGCAGGGTCGCCTGCGTATCGTCACCGAGCTGGGGGTGCTGCTGGTCGAACCGCAGGAAATCGCCGTGCTGCCGCGTGGCATGAAGTTTCGTGTCGAGTTGCCTGATGGGCAGGCCCGCGGCTATCTGGCGGAAAACCACGGCTCGCCGCTGCGCATTCCCGATCTTGGCCCAATCGGCAGCAATGGTCTGGCCAACCCGCGTGATTTCCTCACCCCGGTCGCACACTTCGAAGACCGCACTACGCCGACCGCGCTGGTGCAGAAATTCCTCGGCCAGTACTGGGGCTGCGAGCTGGGCCATTCACCGCTCGATGTGGTCGCCTGGCACGGCAACAACGTGCCGTACAAGTATGACCTGCGCCGCTTCAACACCTTGGGTACGGTCAGTTACGACCATCCCGACCCGTCGATCTTCACCGTGCTGACCTCGCCCGGCAGCGTGCCTGGCCAGGCCAACATCGATTTCGTGATCTTCCCGCCTCGCTGGATGGTGGCCGAGAACACCTTCCGTCCGCCCTGGTTCCACCGCAACCTGATGAACGAATTCATGGGCTTGATCACCGGCGCCTACGACGCCAAGGCCGAAGGTTTCCTGCCCGGCGGAGCCTCGCTGCACCCGTGCATGAGTGCCCACGGCCCCGATGCCGAAAGCTGCAGCAAGGCCATCGAGGCGCAGTTGGCGCCGCACAAGCTCGACGGCACCATGGCCTTCATGTTCGAAACCAGCCAGGTGCTGCGCCCCAGCACGCAGGCCCTGGAAAGTGCGCAACTGCAGGCGGACTATGACCAGTGCTGGGCGAGTCTTGCCACCACCTTCACCCCGCCACGGAGCTGA
- a CDS encoding IclR family transcriptional regulator, giving the protein MTKVNVSTSDSGKQKVRSAEVGTDILKALAQLSPATSLSRLAEHVDMPASKVHRYLQALIASGFAEQNPATNHYGLGREALRVGLAALGSIDVLKVAAVPLSQLRDTLNESCFVAVWGNQGATVVNIEPAVRAVTVVTQIGSVLPLLSSSTGLVFAAYLPERETAELRDQELARLGRSADDYTALLAEIRNNALHHVHGLLMPGVDALSAPIFNAMGEIAAVMTVVGPTSMFNADSQGPAAERLRLAAQATSWRMGHQA; this is encoded by the coding sequence ATGACCAAGGTCAATGTTTCCACCTCTGACAGCGGTAAACAGAAGGTCCGCTCGGCAGAAGTCGGCACCGACATCCTCAAGGCGTTGGCACAGTTGTCCCCCGCAACCTCGTTGTCGCGCCTGGCCGAACACGTCGACATGCCCGCCAGCAAGGTCCATCGCTATCTGCAGGCGTTGATTGCCAGCGGTTTCGCCGAGCAGAACCCGGCAACCAACCATTACGGCCTCGGCCGCGAGGCCTTGCGCGTGGGGCTCGCGGCCCTGGGCAGCATCGATGTGCTGAAGGTCGCCGCCGTGCCGCTGTCGCAATTGCGCGACACTCTCAACGAGAGCTGCTTCGTCGCGGTCTGGGGCAATCAGGGCGCAACGGTGGTCAACATCGAGCCGGCAGTGCGCGCGGTAACCGTGGTGACGCAGATCGGCTCGGTGCTGCCGCTGCTCAGCTCGTCCACCGGGTTGGTGTTCGCCGCCTACCTGCCCGAGCGCGAAACCGCCGAGCTGCGCGACCAGGAACTGGCCCGCCTCGGTCGCAGCGCCGACGACTACACGGCGCTGCTGGCCGAGATTCGCAACAACGCCCTGCACCACGTGCATGGCCTGCTGATGCCGGGGGTCGATGCGTTGTCGGCGCCGATCTTCAATGCCATGGGTGAAATCGCCGCAGTCATGACCGTGGTCGGTCCTACCTCGATGTTCAATGCCGACAGTCAGGGCCCAGCAGCCGAGCGTCTGCGCCTGGCTGCACAGGCGACCAGTTGGCGCATGGGCCACCAAGCTTGA
- a CDS encoding DUF3649 domain-containing protein, with protein sequence MKRTAAGLPLAYRLAVASRSLAALLGGYLLASLANIALALLTPISQVDAALLGMMLSFLVYLLAFIWCFACRSAWRAWAGVLAPSALLALIDGVAYGMQTS encoded by the coding sequence ATGAAACGTACCGCCGCCGGCCTGCCCCTGGCATATCGCCTGGCCGTCGCCTCTCGCAGCCTCGCCGCCTTGCTGGGCGGCTACCTGCTTGCCTCGCTGGCGAACATCGCCCTGGCGCTGTTGACGCCCATCAGCCAGGTGGATGCCGCACTATTGGGCATGATGCTGTCGTTTCTGGTGTATCTGCTGGCGTTCATCTGGTGTTTCGCCTGTCGTAGCGCCTGGCGTGCCTGGGCCGGGGTGCTGGCACCGAGCGCGTTGCTGGCGCTGATCGATGGCGTGGCCTACGGGATGCAAACGTCATGA
- the fahA gene encoding fumarylacetoacetase, which produces MILTRQSRSWIDHANGHADFPLHNLPLGIFSRGDAAHRCGVAIGEAVLDLHGVLAAGLLDGLARQAVEATADGALNGLFGLGPAARVALRERLLDLLGEHSEHQAALEPLLYPSSECQMHVPARVGDYTDFYVGIQHATNVGKLFRPDSPLLPNYKYVPIGYHGRASTLRPSGADVRRPKGQTLPAGHSEPRFGPCARLDYELELGIWIGQGNAIGEPIDIAEAGQHVAGLCLLNDWSARDIQAWEYQPLGPFLSKSFITTLSPWVITAEALQPFRCAQPARPAGDPQPLAYMLDAADQAHGAFDIELQVLLLTPTMREQGLAPQRLTLSNSLSMYWTVAQLVAHHSVNGCQLQPGDLFGSGTLSGADPQAYGSLLEITEGGKRPLLLSNGEQRTFLEDGDEIILRGRCVREGVASIGFGECRGRVVAAP; this is translated from the coding sequence ATGATTCTCACTCGCCAATCCCGTAGCTGGATCGACCACGCCAATGGCCACGCGGATTTCCCACTGCACAACCTGCCGCTGGGTATCTTCAGTCGTGGTGACGCCGCCCATCGCTGCGGCGTTGCCATCGGCGAGGCGGTGCTCGACCTGCACGGCGTGCTGGCCGCCGGTTTGCTCGACGGGCTGGCGCGCCAGGCCGTCGAGGCCACCGCCGATGGCGCCTTGAACGGCCTGTTCGGCTTGGGTCCGGCGGCGCGCGTTGCGCTGCGCGAGCGCCTGCTTGACCTGCTTGGCGAACACAGCGAGCACCAGGCCGCCCTCGAGCCGCTGCTGTACCCGAGCAGCGAATGCCAGATGCACGTGCCCGCGCGGGTTGGCGACTACACCGATTTCTACGTGGGCATCCAGCACGCCACCAACGTAGGCAAGCTGTTCCGCCCCGACAGCCCATTGCTGCCCAACTACAAATACGTACCGATCGGCTACCACGGCCGCGCCTCGACCTTGCGCCCCTCCGGAGCCGACGTGCGCCGGCCGAAAGGCCAGACGTTACCCGCCGGCCACAGCGAGCCGCGCTTCGGGCCCTGCGCACGCCTCGATTACGAACTGGAACTGGGTATCTGGATCGGCCAGGGCAACGCCATCGGCGAACCCATCGACATCGCCGAGGCTGGTCAGCACGTGGCTGGCTTGTGCCTGCTCAACGACTGGTCGGCGCGCGACATCCAGGCCTGGGAGTACCAGCCGCTTGGGCCATTTCTGTCGAAAAGCTTCATCACCACGCTGTCGCCCTGGGTCATCACGGCCGAAGCCTTGCAACCTTTCCGCTGCGCCCAGCCGGCGCGCCCGGCAGGTGATCCGCAACCGCTGGCGTACATGCTCGATGCCGCCGACCAGGCCCATGGCGCCTTCGATATCGAACTGCAGGTGCTGCTGCTGACCCCGACCATGCGCGAACAGGGTCTGGCACCGCAGCGCCTGACCCTTAGCAACAGCTTGAGCATGTACTGGACCGTGGCGCAGTTGGTCGCGCACCACAGCGTCAATGGCTGCCAGCTGCAACCGGGCGACCTGTTCGGCTCGGGCACGCTGTCCGGTGCAGACCCCCAGGCCTATGGCAGCCTGCTGGAGATCACCGAAGGCGGCAAACGGCCGTTGCTGCTGAGCAATGGCGAGCAACGCACCTTCCTCGAAGATGGCGACGAGATCATCCTGCGCGGTCGCTGCGTGCGTGAGGGCGTTGCCAGCATCGGCTTCGGCGAGTGCCGCGGCAGAGTCGTCGCGGCACCTTGA
- a CDS encoding HPF/RaiA family ribosome-associated protein, producing the protein MQIQVNSSNQIQGNARLNDWVRSTLESGLERFEDDLTRVEVHLSDDNGAKPGPHDKRCQMEARPKGHPPISVSHTAGSLDHAVDGATTKLNHALDHFYGKLRSKRGTLELAEPEDE; encoded by the coding sequence ATGCAAATCCAGGTAAACAGCAGCAACCAGATCCAAGGCAATGCCCGTCTCAACGATTGGGTCCGCAGCACCTTGGAAAGTGGCCTCGAACGCTTCGAGGACGACCTCACCCGAGTCGAGGTCCACCTCAGCGACGACAATGGCGCCAAGCCAGGCCCGCATGACAAACGCTGCCAGATGGAGGCTCGCCCCAAAGGTCATCCACCCATTTCGGTCAGCCACACCGCAGGTTCCCTGGACCACGCCGTGGATGGCGCCACCACCAAGCTCAACCACGCGCTGGACCATTTTTACGGCAAGTTGCGCAGCAAGCGCGGCACTCTGGAACTGGCTGAGCCTGAAGACGAATGA
- a CDS encoding YebG family protein, whose protein sequence is MAVEILYRSTRDLETTFLDRKLADAHDQMLELAEVLTQVLVKNVPGLEENLAEEASIFMAKNRAVFAAAFKNNAAALAELEGSGSEEA, encoded by the coding sequence ATGGCTGTTGAGATTCTTTACCGCAGTACGCGCGATTTGGAGACTACGTTTTTGGACCGCAAACTCGCAGACGCCCATGACCAGATGCTGGAACTGGCCGAAGTGCTGACCCAGGTGCTGGTGAAAAACGTGCCAGGGCTTGAGGAAAACCTCGCCGAGGAAGCGAGTATCTTCATGGCCAAGAACCGCGCCGTATTCGCCGCGGCGTTCAAGAACAACGCCGCGGCGCTGGCGGAACTGGAAGGGTCGGGCAGCGAAGAGGCCTGA
- a CDS encoding alpha/beta fold hydrolase, with translation MPLAEIPLRIWRTRAQSFLFRGQSIRYWSAGQGEPLLLLHGFPTASWDWHYLWAPLAQRFRLIACDMLGFGDSDKPLQHAYSLLEQADLQQALLAHLRIDQPVHVLAHDYGGSVAQELLARHHEGRAELGSCMFLNSALLAECHPLQMAHKLLLSPLGWLVGRAFGREDLVRSLSQVCSLGAHPNESALDDYWSLIVANRGTRILHKLMGYVRERSLYRERWVGALQRQGVALGLINGALDPLCSAPVLERYRQLLPDTDMVLLPGIGHYPHTEAAVQVLHHYLAFRDQPLAHLPQKAAWSVHAIGS, from the coding sequence ATGCCCCTCGCCGAAATTCCCCTTCGTATCTGGCGCACCCGTGCGCAATCTTTCCTGTTCCGCGGGCAGAGCATCCGCTACTGGAGCGCAGGCCAGGGCGAGCCGCTGTTGCTGCTGCACGGTTTTCCCACCGCCAGTTGGGACTGGCACTACCTATGGGCGCCCTTGGCCCAGCGCTTTCGCCTGATCGCCTGCGACATGCTTGGCTTTGGTGACTCTGACAAGCCGTTGCAGCACGCGTACAGCCTGCTCGAGCAGGCCGACCTGCAGCAAGCGCTGCTGGCCCATTTGCGCATTGACCAGCCGGTGCACGTGCTGGCCCACGATTACGGTGGCAGCGTGGCCCAGGAACTGCTGGCGCGCCATCATGAAGGGCGCGCCGAGCTTGGCAGCTGCATGTTTCTCAACAGCGCCTTGCTGGCGGAGTGTCATCCCTTGCAGATGGCCCACAAGCTGCTGTTGAGCCCGTTGGGCTGGCTGGTCGGTCGTGCCTTCGGTCGTGAAGACCTGGTGCGCAGTCTGTCGCAGGTGTGCAGCCTGGGCGCCCACCCCAATGAAAGCGCGCTGGACGACTACTGGAGCCTGATCGTGGCCAACCGGGGCACGCGCATTCTGCACAAGCTGATGGGCTATGTGCGTGAGCGCAGCCTGTACCGGGAGCGGTGGGTCGGCGCCCTGCAACGCCAGGGCGTGGCGCTGGGGCTGATCAATGGTGCGCTCGACCCGCTGTGCAGTGCACCGGTGCTGGAGCGCTACCGGCAACTACTGCCCGACACCGACATGGTGCTGTTGCCGGGCATCGGCCATTACCCCCATACCGAAGCCGCAGTGCAGGTCTTGCATCATTACCTGGCATTTCGTGACCAACCGCTGGCTCACCTGCCGCAGAAAGCAGCCTGGAGCGTCCATGCCATCGGCTCATGA